One candidate division WOR-3 bacterium genomic window, AGAATGCCGAGGTTTTAAAATCGGTTATCCAAGCCAACATCGCCCGAGTTACTAATGATATTTTATTAAAACACCACCACCTTACAGATGTTTTTTATCGCTCCCCAGAAGAGGATTTTGCCGACGATGAGGCAGAAATCCTTATCGAAGGGTGGAATTCAGAAATCGTCATTACCACCTTTGTTCAACTTTTTCACACCTTGATATCTAACCGCAAAAATAGCCTTAGAAAGTTCCACCGGCTTGCCAACTCAATACTAATCCTTGACGAAATTCAAACCATACCGATTAAATTCTGGTTTCTTCTTCGTAATGTTTTAACGGCTATCGCGGAACAACTGAATGTTTATATTGTCTTTGTTACCGCGACCGAACCGATGATTTTTGAAAGGGATAAGATGGCGCCGTTAATTTCCCGGCGTGAGCGTTATTTTGAAACTTTGAACCGGGTGGTTCTCAAACCGTTAATCGACAAGGAGATGACGCTCAATGACCTGATTGACCGTTTCCCATTAAACGACGAACGGCGTTATTTATTTATTTTAAACACCATCAATTCGGCAAGGGAGTTTTACGGCTTACTCAAAGAAAAGGGACTGAAAGCAACCTATCTCTCTACCCATATCATACCCCAGGAGCGCTTGCAGCGGATAGTAGAGATAAAAGAAAATCAATACCGCATTGGAGTGACGACGCAACTGGTAGAGGCGGGTGTGGATATCGACTTTGATGTTGTCGTTCGCGACATCGCACCATTGGATTCCATAAATCAATCAGCCGGCAGATGTAACAGGAATGGCTTGCGAGCGGGTGAAGTATATGTAATCAAACTGATTAATGATTCGGGCAAAACCTATGCAAGTTATATTTACGACCCGGTGTTACTCGATATCACCGCCAAAATCCTTAAAGGAAAGGATACGATAAAAGAAAGTGAATTTCTAACTCTCGTAAACCTTTATTACGAGGAGATTGCAAAACGGAAGTCCCAGGACGAATCCCGTGACCTGATTGAAGCAATCACCCATCTTCGTTACGATACCGACGATGATAAGAGTAAGATAGCCGATTTCGCTCTTATTAAAGAGGACTACGAGAAGGTGGATGTGTTCATCGAACTGGACGACCGGGCAGAAGAAATCTGGCAGGAATACATCAGTTTACAAACTGTTGCCGATTTTTTTGAAAAGAAGAGAAGGTTTGACAAAATTAAAAATGAGTTTTATCAGTATGTGATTTCAATCCCGGCAAACGCCAAAAACAAACCCCCGATGATGGGCGAGATTGGCTATGTGGCGCGAAACCAGATTGGCGACTACTATTCCGAGGAAACCGGGTTTATTCCTTGGGACACAAAGGCGGTAATCATTTGGTAGGTTGAGAAAAATGGAGATAGCGATAACGAAACTTGCCTTTGTGATTGATAAAGTTCTTGATAGAAGTGCCGCGGAAAAGATAAGGGGTTATCTGGGCAATATGTTCTGGGACAGACCGGAACTACACCATCATCGCAGTGATGGTTCGTTGGTGTATCGCTACCCGGTTGTCCAGTACAAAATCGTTGATGGCGAGTGTATTTTGATTGGTTTTGGTGAGGGCACAAAGATTCTTAAAGAGGTGTTTCAGGAACTTAGAGTTATAAATCTGGACGGCAGCTGGCAGGAGGTGATTAGCAAGTCAATAGAAACATACTCTGTTCAATTCGGCATTTCTTCTAACCCTATCTCCTATACTTTTTTGACGCCGTGGCTGGCGTTGAATGAGGAGAACTATGATAAGTATCAGCGGCTGGGGAGCGCAAAGAAGCGAAGCGAGTTGCTGTCCAGGGTGCTTGTGGGCAATATCCTTTCCATTGCCAAAAGTGTTGGCTATACCGTTAAAGAAACGATTCAGGCAGATATAAAGCGAATTAAAGAAACGCCGACGAAACTCAAAGGCACGCCGATGCTCGGATTTCTGGG contains:
- the cas3 gene encoding CRISPR-associated helicase Cas3'; the encoded protein is MERTSPSSGIYSHPGVLLEDHLTRVAEFTDLFFQEKRTAGDEELHRVCRVIALVHDIGKATGYFQDYLTAAAQPPGNRIVSRPKEINHSLFSAICAYYLVKELNLPNQYYPLFAFLATRRHHTDLIDVRDDVIFDDKDRTVLFNQLNSIPAPGFSVLCKKLKSQGLPVLLNEEMISGWFDNFIKNESRELNGVIRKLRLRRAMRDRNANGNGTVENYILLNFIYSLLLDADKSAVVVKRKELFQRAKLNGIEWVDKFRSCAKFTDSPLNKLRDEAYGEIVSRDVDLNERIYSLNLPTGMGKTLAAFAFALKLRKAIKSQNGVDARIIYSLPYLSIIEQNAEVLKSVIQANIARVTNDILLKHHHLTDVFYRSPEEDFADDEAEILIEGWNSEIVITTFVQLFHTLISNRKNSLRKFHRLANSILILDEIQTIPIKFWFLLRNVLTAIAEQLNVYIVFVTATEPMIFERDKMAPLISRRERYFETLNRVVLKPLIDKEMTLNDLIDRFPLNDERRYLFILNTINSAREFYGLLKEKGLKATYLSTHIIPQERLQRIVEIKENQYRIGVTTQLVEAGVDIDFDVVVRDIAPLDSINQSAGRCNRNGLRAGEVYVIKLINDSGKTYASYIYDPVLLDITAKILKGKDTIKESEFLTLVNLYYEEIAKRKSQDESRDLIEAITHLRYDTDDDKSKIADFALIKEDYEKVDVFIELDDRAEEIWQEYISLQTVADFFEKKRRFDKIKNEFYQYVISIPANAKNKPPMMGEIGYVARNQIGDYYSEETGFIPWDTKAVIIW
- a CDS encoding CRISPR-associated endonuclease Cas6 — its product is MEIAITKLAFVIDKVLDRSAAEKIRGYLGNMFWDRPELHHHRSDGSLVYRYPVVQYKIVDGECILIGFGEGTKILKEVFQELRVINLDGSWQEVISKSIETYSVQFGISSNPISYTFLTPWLALNEENYDKYQRLGSAKKRSELLSRVLVGNILSIAKSVGYTVKETIQADIKRIKETPTKLKGTPMLGFLGEFAVNFEIPDYLGLGKSVARGFGTVKKSL